CATCTCTTAATGacttataaatacatgttagaAAGAAACTTAGTTTTACTGATTCGcgctttttctttgaaaaagtaAATCATTCGTTTGTTTGAAAATCAAGTTTTCATCCTGCATAAGGTTATAAACGGTgggatttttcttaaaattaaacaatttccCTAGCAACTTCCAATTACGGTTTTATGGAAATCCGTCAGTGCTTAAACGTATATCACTAAATTTTATTAGGCTTAGAATCAGTTAGGACAGAAGCTGGATTCCCATTTGTGATGAAATCAGCGGGAAATGATTATGTTAGGGCATATGGAGGACGCTAAGGCATGCGTAGGCAGCCAAGTTATTTAGATAAGTCGATTAAAACggcttaaaaataaaacctgcATAACCATGATGtgtaaacttaaatataagCGTACCTttcattttttagataaaacaaagtGTTTGCATATAAGTATCATTGCTTCGCGGACACTGTGAATATCTCTGTTATCACCACATGAATCTTTGTTTTCGCTGACGATGACGCAATATGCGATTTTATGCGAACCAATACTTTTTTCACAGcctattaaataatttaccagccaaatatttactttctatTTCGATATCCCATGGTAGGACACGTATGtaatttttgcattaaagtgCATCACAGCCTCAAACAATTAATTTGAAGCCTCTAGAGTAAACATTTCCACGTGCGTATTTTGACAATATGATCATGGTGCAAATAATTGGAATTGCAAGATTGCCTCTGAGAAAATGACATTGTAAccatgttaaacaataaaaaaaaccatATCGCTTTTTTGTTGGGCTTAAGGTTTTGTTGCTTCTGTTTTTAACTTATCCTCTGTTATTCAGCCGAtaccaatttctcgaaaatccTTATGAGTTACAAGCTTCAGttgcttatttcatttaaccAAATTGGATTTATTAatcttcattttattatttaccaaTAAGTCTGCTGATATTATCAAAATACTAAGTTTCTTTTAAAGTCCAATAATTTTAAGAATGATGACGTTCCATCCTTATCCAAGGTCATAGAtcaacgaaaaacaaaaatgaagtgAAGGCCATCAAAATATGTGCCAAATTTCTCGAATCATCTTAAGTAACGTATAACATGACTAAGCTAAgcttactgttttgttttggaacatGTGAAGGTAAGTGGAACTAATACGGGAAAGCCATCCTTATTATAACATTCAGgtaatgtttacaaaacaacTTCCATctattattttaactttaaagtaTCTGACAATCCAACGAAGTTCTCGAATTCTAATGATAAGCGCTCAGTGCAGGAGATGTGCGcaattatgaaacatattaacTCGCACATCAATTGTTTTAGGCCTTGAATGTACCAGTCATTATCTGTATGTAGTAAAAAGTAATTGCAATGTTATgggttgttatattttttgctaTGCTTTGTATTTTACGGCTGTTTTAAGATACTTAATCTAACATTTTACAGAGACTAGttctttaaacaatattgaaaagtttgttttcatatatatgttaaccGTCAACAGTTTTCCTTGGCTATCCTAAAAGCATTATTTGTCTTCTTCAGCCTCATAGCTCTTTCAAGAAAAGGAACCAACGAGAAGATGGATCCAAAGCTGGAAGAAgtaaaagaaatacattaattttaaatacgGATAAAACAAAGAAGACTAACGTGTCCCTTGGATTTCTAAATAATGTGGAATATCGTAATATACTATTTTGTTATCCATTTCGTAAGATTCgatttggtattttaaaatagGGAAATCATTAGgcttgcctctgaacataattTGGAGTATTTCTAGTTGTTAAGGGGAACCTGAAAGTGATGTTTGGTTTCTTATAGAGGCTTTTTAAAAAGTCCACTGAAACTTTAAATAAGACTACATTATAGACAGATATACCCTATAACCGCATTTATATGATTCAACCACTAGCTTTTACCATTATTGTATAGCTATGTCTTGCGTCCTCCAAACTGATATTTCTATCACCTTGCTCAAGCCGATTCCACTGCATTATTGGAATTGTGAGAATCCTTAAGTtctcttaaaaaaacaacgttttttatgtattaaagaGTGTTCTTCTACTTTCAGTTCAGTACCACGCAGTACACGTTTCCGTGTTTCCACCCACAAATTACAAATGTATCGTATAACAACTGTCAGACAGACCTCACATGGACTACAAAAGGCGACGTTCAGAAATCAGTGCTCAAAGAAATGAGTGAaatcattttcgtgtatgtaaCTCCAATCATTTTCCTCGTTGGACTTGCAGGGAATTCCTTATCACTGGCCGTGTTTTTAAAGAAGCCACTAAAGAGATTGTCAGCAAGTACCTATCTCGCGGCCTTATCCTTTGCAGACATTTGCACGCTCGTGTTCTATGTGCTCGTTGAATGGTTAAGACGAGGATTGAAGCTCCAAGACCCCGGTACAAACATCAAGATTCTCGATCAAAATGGATTGTGTCAGTTATTGTTGTACATTTCGTACATTTCCCGGATAATGTCGTGCTGGATCATCGTAGTCTTCACTATTGATCGTTTCGTCGCAGTATGCTACCcccttaaaaggtttaaacgTAGTGTTAAAAGAGGCTTAACTGTCATGCTACTTATCGCCTCCATTTCTGTCCTATACAAGCCTATTTTAACAAGAGAAAATTATCTCAGTGGCCTAACTGTGTGTTCCAGTATGGAAGGCTATGAAAGTATTTCATTTCTGCTTGACACATTATATTCAGTATGTATCACACTAGTTCCGTTCTTGATTATTACCATATTGAACATCTTGCTCATTAGAACGCTTTATGTTCGAAATAGAGAACATAGTGTGCTATTTTCGGAGGACTCTCATACACAAATTAGATTGGAATTTACTCTAATTTTCATTGCGATTTCGTGTTGTTTCATTCTCTTCAATCTTCCATTTACAGTCGCTTGGATAATATTTCGTGTAACAGAAACCTATGATAACACACAAACAGCGTGGGTCTACATTACCAGGACTTTATTCTATATGAACTATTGTGTCAACTTCTTTCTCTACAGCTGTACAGGAAGGTATTTCCGGAAAACGCTTAGAAAAATGGTGATGTGCAAATCACGCCTGAGGCAATCAAATGGTATGCATTTACAGTGTCGCCCTCATGGATCGCTAACACCTCCCTGTTCGACAACATTAATCAACACCCAAGTAACTGTAACGAATGGGATGACTTTAACTGTTAAATCAAAGACGTATAGTGCATCACCAAAGTGATTATTGTCGTCTAAATCCAAGAAACTGTTACGAATGTGAGAACTTTAACTGGATTAATGACGCTGAGTGCATCTTAAAAGTGATGCACTTTCGATTAtattagttttgttatgttGATTATGGTAGTCCAATCATATTAGTCTGATTAATAAACAAGACGGTATGGATAATTTCTAGAGAGAAATTCTTCAGTAAAAAAGTCAAAAGGctatattaaatttaagttttagtTAAGAGTGTTCAGTTGGTTATACGTTACGTGCACATACTTTATTAACATAAGAAAATTTAACCGACGTCTATAACACAACTCGGACCACCGCACGTACACTATTCTTAATAGATATCTACATAATTGTCCGAAACTGAAATGCGCACAAATTAGTATGACGTTAATACGACTTACTCGCAGGTCCCACCAACTAGTTTATCTACATTAATCCAAAAACAAGCCTTTTTTAGCTTCTTTTAGGTTTAAGCCTACATCAAAGGTCTTGACCTAATTCGCAATGGACGAGTGACGGACACATATTGCATCCATATTTAACTATCGTGACTTTTGAATTTAACGTcgtgtaaataaaatatttatcagaaAACACTTCTGTCAACAAAGAAACGAAACCAgaacaacttttattttcaagagCAACAGCAATATTCATTTCCCAACTATTGAACCGTGATCGTCCGTTTGAACCAAGAGAACACCGGTGAATGACGTACACCGTTCAACTTGGTCACCATGTATTCGATCCGCGAAGCCTTCATGTGCGACCCAGACCTCGTCACCGCGACTCAACATTAACACGGCCGTGCTGCTGCCCTGGTTGTCTTCGTTGTCAGTATAACTCTCAGCTACTGCTTCTATCTATtgatgaaatgttaaaaacactaaGATGAATACACAATATACAGCACTGCATAATTGCTGGTAAGGCTTTCCGCAACGGCCTCtttctattaaaaaatatataatgttaaacatactaatatgaataaacatatgataaatataatatgaacatggtcaaacatcaacaacaccaaAGCCAGCGTGAACATGGCAAAACGTCAACATGGCCTCAAATCAAGATGACGAAACCTCTTGCGGCCGTACTGCTACTTTGGTTGTCCTCCGTTTGTGAATAGCCCCTTCGATTGCCTCTTTCTATGAACAAAAGGTTAAAACCCAGGttctaataatgtttattatttgaagaTGACGAAACATGGACACGGTTCAAATTCAATACGGTCCAACGTTAACATGTTCCAACATTTACACAGCCAAATCTTAACATGGCCGTGAGACTGCGCTACTTTTTTTCCGGGTCAGAAAATATACCTAATTCggcttttattatttgtttaaattcgtATTCATTAGTGAAAACTAAGATATAATGCAATCAAAACATGGCATGGACGAAACATAAAAGTTTGTCTGGTTCTCTTCTGTCACTTATTTAGTCAATGTGTCTCAAACATGTCTGTGAAAGTACGATCAAGTGTATCGAGACAAATGGGTTCGGAGACAAATATGCTCGCTCTTCCATCActcttaaaaatataacaacctCACTATATGGAACTTAGTTTTGGCATAAAAACTTAGTACCATATGATTGCCGTTTTTCATCAGTTTTGCCCAAATGTTGTATCCAATCTGTCCAGGCAGTTGTTTAGCGGTTACGGCCCAGGAAAATAGGTACAGTCCAGGTAGAGGAGCTCGGAATCGacctgattaaaacaaacattggtTAATATTGCTGAAGTTGATAATGTTTGCTTCAAGCAAGAGACGCATACAATTTCTCTGTGTATAGTGTGATTAGCAACATACTGATGATGTATCGACCGGAATGTTAATTGTATACAATGGAATAATCCTACTACGGTGACGAGTGCTTAAAAGGTTTGTCCATAACTTAACGACTGTAAGGCAGTACACTTCAAGGATCATGGAATTTTCTTTGCCTCTACTTGTTTTAATACCACAAAATAGCATTGCGTGATAAGTTCACTAGTAACTCTTGACTCGCGAAGTAACAtcagaagaagaaaaataatcCGGCTAGTAAATAATCAACTAAATTAGAATCGTAGCTGACACAGTATTGTTTTACTGCCTCTTAGCTTCTGGCGTTACATTACAAGAATAACagtaaagaaatatttcaacaaaatcatcaatGCTTAACTGTACTTTTCACAGCACTGTACTAATGACAATGAGCTAATGCATTTACATGAGAGATTATTAGGAAACCAGTCAAGCAAATCGCAACTGGGACAGTAAAGAAATCCTGCATTATTAGTAGTATATACAGTCGAacttcgttggctcgatatctcatggctcgatattatcgttggctcgaaccagattaaaaggaccgatatttttttactctttgttcatataaaattcgatcagatggctcgatatcttgagggtcgatatttctccacgctcgatgTCATTGTCGCGGtcccaagtaagaatttcacacttttgtggcttcatttagcaccaggcgctaatcgattaaaattgcttgattggtattataattgttatcaaatttaaatcgtttaacagtttgagcaaacatgccatcactttaagttctgtctctaGTTGTAATCCatgtataaatatcaatgcattttgataaattcacataaaaatattgcgGTGACTGCTTCTCTCAATGAATGAATttttacaaatgtcaaatgcTGAGCAATCTAGAGAATGACCCGGTACAACCGGGGGATATCTAGATCGGCAACCCCAAAGGTTTCTGCCTTAGGAACTAAAGGGACAAAGAGAAAACTTACTGTTAAAAGTTATCTCGAGAAGTATGAAGCCGTAATGGCTGTTGGGAGTGGACGAAAAACTAAAAGGCAAATTGCGGAAGACTTCAGCATTCCGCAAAATACACTTTCAACTTGGTTGAAAACCAAAAACCAAATTAAAGCCAATTCCTCGCCGGTAACATAGAGCCAGAACGCAAGCTAGCGAGGACTGCAAAGAGGCCGGAATTAGAAGCTGCGCTTCTTAAATGGTTTAAAGGTCAAAGAGCCAAAAACTCCACTATAGATGGTGACACTCTAAAGGGCATGCCCTGCAGTTTGCGGCAGATCTTGGcatttctgagtctgagtttaCCGGCTCAACCGGCTGGTTGGGTCGATTTAAAACCAAACATGGTATTGTCGCAAAGAAGGTCAGCGGAGAGGCCAACTCTGTTAACACAGCAACTGATGACTATCAGTCATGGCAGCGGCGCCTTCAGACAATCCTGGCTTCATATGAATAACGCGATGTCAAAAATGCGGACAATATGTGTCCAAAAAATActcttctcttgcggagatagcgtAGCAAATGTCAAACGAGATGAACAAGACTTTTTGTAACGTAGGAAAGAAAGAATAACGTTCattaagcaatcccgcttggatcgatattctcgaggctcgaagtatttttgccggtccctagaatatcgagccaatgagtttcgactgtattaaaGTAGGTATGAACTTAATGGTTCTCACCATTGTTGGTACTGTATCCCTGTCCCTCGTTCGTCACTACCTTGTTAAACACAACTGCCTGATCGTACCCGAGAGATGACACGTGGTCGAGGTAGGTGGTGAATGCAACAACGCTCATGACTTGTCTTTGACCTGATCAGAAATAATTAGGATTAATTAAACATTAGTATTCACTACGCCGAGCAGATGTATTTGAAATGATGTTgttatgttaacatattttacatgaaaaaaaacGTTAACTGCATTAACTACACTTAGCATTCATGATAACAAAACATGCCACGCCATGtgcatttgaattatatttgcAGCCAGGTGAAAAGCTCATAAAAGAGTTCATGCTTATATTTTTACAGTAAGACTAATTTTTGTTCGTCTCATTGCATACGAAATAAACCGTTCATATGGTACTGGGCACCTTAGCAATAaaccttatatatttttgaaatgtgtgTTGTGTTTTGTATCACATTGGCTTGGTCTTTAAAAGCTTTATAGGCTGAAACAtgtaaatcatgtg
This genomic stretch from Mya arenaria isolate MELC-2E11 chromosome 10, ASM2691426v1 harbors:
- the LOC128204086 gene encoding caprin-2-like; its protein translation is MNFAGLYVFTLLICASKCQRTEFTEPLSNDAYINQFLERFESLESSVSDLKQDNLDLKSKLEVMAKRLNDVEQLSAIDSAEDSTESKTDAVSNSVPARSQTDVKLLRGQRQVMSVVAFTTYLDHVSSLGYDQAVVFNKVVTNEGQGYSTNNGRFRAPLPGLYLFSWAVTAKQLPGQIGYNIWAKLMKNGNHMIEAVAESYTDNEDNQGSSTAVLMLSRGDEVWVAHEGFADRIHGDQVERCTSFTGVLLVQTDDHGSIVGK